Proteins encoded by one window of Rhodohalobacter sp. SW132:
- a CDS encoding N-acetylmuramoyl-L-alanine amidase produces the protein MSKNKMSVIRLIMALFVLLTVSSFSERLYSQSHRTISAEPQTISLDYDTRLPGSKFEWHREILPDENEVLKVAGEVSYVFEIDESEPFTGLSIGWNSDGDTHNADEFRLRVRSGVPGEEWPEWVHTTGYLEPGDSPSGLYWSMLYITPDGSAHTRFEVEITVPENSSISYLTITAADARLERDSEIEEKSRYQTDHSGQPEITSRAGWWGNLPAGELEPEYTPRQISISHAAVHHTVTANRPPNSAQVVRQIWDWHVNDNGWIDIGYNFLIDHNGRIFQGRYNPWLQSTDVQGAHAGNANSSSVGIALMGQFEPGANPQVGDPESLALDALVRLVSWRFDQNGIDPLGSGVIPVNPSGVQNVPTIFGHRDVSGTACPGENLHALLPDIRNGVNIGEPVAEEVPFDLHQNYPNPFRTTSTIPYELDEESMVEIILYSVRGDKIRELFSGLRGEGGHEHTFDMNGLSSGVYYYELISGEFRQMKKMVYIR, from the coding sequence ATGAGTAAAAATAAAATGAGTGTCATCCGACTGATAATGGCTTTGTTTGTACTTCTTACGGTCAGCTCATTTTCTGAGCGGCTTTATTCTCAAAGCCATAGAACTATATCTGCTGAACCACAGACAATCAGCCTGGATTACGATACCCGCTTGCCGGGTTCAAAATTTGAGTGGCACCGGGAAATACTTCCGGATGAGAACGAGGTTTTGAAAGTTGCAGGAGAGGTTTCCTACGTTTTTGAAATAGATGAATCTGAACCTTTTACGGGATTGTCGATTGGGTGGAACAGCGATGGTGATACTCATAATGCAGATGAATTTAGATTAAGGGTTAGATCAGGAGTTCCAGGTGAGGAGTGGCCGGAATGGGTTCACACAACAGGATACCTGGAGCCGGGTGATTCTCCATCAGGGCTTTACTGGTCGATGCTCTACATAACCCCGGATGGCAGTGCCCATACCCGGTTTGAGGTAGAGATTACGGTGCCCGAAAACAGCTCTATTTCATACCTGACGATAACTGCAGCCGATGCTCGTTTGGAGAGGGATTCGGAAATAGAAGAGAAATCACGGTATCAGACGGATCATAGCGGGCAGCCGGAAATTACGAGTCGGGCGGGCTGGTGGGGCAATCTCCCGGCCGGTGAACTTGAACCGGAATATACGCCACGACAAATTTCGATCAGCCATGCGGCGGTTCATCACACGGTTACGGCGAATCGTCCGCCAAACTCTGCGCAGGTCGTCCGACAGATCTGGGACTGGCACGTGAACGATAATGGCTGGATCGATATCGGGTATAACTTTTTGATCGATCATAATGGGAGAATTTTTCAGGGCCGGTACAATCCGTGGCTTCAATCAACTGATGTTCAGGGTGCGCATGCAGGAAATGCGAACAGCAGCAGCGTTGGGATTGCGCTGATGGGGCAGTTCGAACCGGGTGCCAATCCTCAGGTGGGTGATCCCGAATCGTTGGCCCTTGATGCACTGGTACGCTTGGTATCGTGGAGATTTGATCAGAACGGTATCGATCCTCTCGGTTCGGGTGTGATTCCTGTGAATCCGTCGGGCGTCCAAAATGTCCCAACAATTTTTGGCCACCGGGATGTGAGCGGCACAGCATGCCCCGGCGAAAACCTGCATGCCCTGCTGCCTGATATTCGCAACGGAGTGAATATTGGCGAGCCTGTGGCTGAGGAAGTACCGTTTGATCTGCATCAAAATTATCCAAACCCTTTCCGAACAACTTCAACAATTCCGTATGAGCTGGATGAAGAATCTATGGTTGAGATTATCCTGTATTCGGTGAGGGGAGATAAAATCAGAGAGCTGTTTAGCGGTTTGCGAGGAGAGGGCGGGCATGAACATACCTTCG